One region of Juglans microcarpa x Juglans regia isolate MS1-56 chromosome 7S, Jm3101_v1.0, whole genome shotgun sequence genomic DNA includes:
- the LOC121240462 gene encoding calmodulin-like protein 3 translates to MDPAELRRIFQMFDRNGDGRITRKELSDSLHNLGIFIPDKDMIQMIEKIDVNGDGYVDIDEFGALYETIMNERDEEEDIKEAFNVFDQNGDGFITVEELRSVLASLGLKQGRTLEECKRMIKKVDMDGDGMVNFNEFKQMMKGGGFAALSSSS, encoded by the coding sequence ATGGATCCAGCAGAACTTCGACGTATTTTTCAAATGTTCGATCGCAATGGTGATGGTCGGATCACGAGGAAGGAGCTTAGCGACTCGTTACATAATCTCGGCATCTTCATCCCAGATAAAGACATGATCCAAATGATTGAAAAGATCGACGTGAACGGCGATGGATACGTGGATATCGATGAGTTCGGAGCATTGTATGAAACGATAATGAATGAGAGGGACGAGGAGGAGGACATCAAGGAGGCATTCAATGTGTTCGATCAAAACGGAGATGGGTTCATCACCGTGGAGGAGTTGAGGTCGGTGTTGGCTTCTTTGGGGCTCAAGCAAGGGAGGACCCTAGAAGAATGCAAGAGAATGATCAAGAAGGTGGACATGGATGGGGATGGGATGGTAAACTTTAACGAGTTTAAGCAGATGATGAAAGGTGGTGGATTTGCTGCCCTGAGCTCAAGTTCATAG